The following are from one region of the Chloracidobacterium sp. genome:
- a CDS encoding OsmC family peroxiredoxin — protein MAERKATAEWNGTLKEGEGKFALGSGTFSGTYSFDTRFGETPGTNPEELLGASLASCYAMALNVTLERAGTPAKNVKVAANVFLGKDESGFKINRIELETTAEVAGIDSEKFAAVAEEVKLACPISKALAATSITLKANLV, from the coding sequence ATGGCAGAACGAAAAGCGACCGCAGAATGGAACGGAACATTGAAGGAAGGCGAAGGCAAATTTGCGCTCGGCAGCGGCACTTTTAGCGGAACCTATTCGTTTGACACACGTTTCGGCGAAACGCCGGGCACCAACCCGGAAGAGTTGCTCGGAGCGTCGCTCGCAAGCTGTTATGCGATGGCCCTGAATGTAACACTCGAGCGTGCCGGAACTCCGGCGAAAAACGTAAAGGTCGCGGCAAATGTCTTTCTGGGCAAGGACGAAAGCGGGTTCAAGATCAACCGTATCGAACTTGAGACCACAGCCGAAGTTGCGGGAATCGATAGTGAGAAATTCGCGGCCGTGGCTGAAGAGGTCAAGCTCGCCTGCCCGATAAGCAAGGCATTGGCAGCCACCAGCATTACGCTGAAGGCGAATCTCGTTTAG
- a CDS encoding NAD(P)-dependent alcohol dehydrogenase: MKTSVINEFGIDRLTIEERPVPEPKIGEVLVRIRAASINYRDLMVVNGTYNPRMKLPAVPFSDGSGVVESIGAGVTKWKVGDRVMPIFAQHWYDGDPSDAIRRTSIGAGSQWDGVLREYAAFDEKGLVRVPDHLSFEEAATLPCAALTAWHAVVESGRVMPGDTVLTLGTGGVSIFALQFAKMAGARVIATSSSHGKIERLQQLGADDTINYIDTPEWDKAVLDLTNGKGVDHVIEVGGAGTLPRSINATRFGGQIAMIGALSGAASFNPTSVFMKAVRIEGIYVGSRAMFEAMNRALTVSEMRPVIDRKFGFQDVQDALRYMETGSHFGKIVVELN, translated from the coding sequence GTGAAAACCTCAGTCATCAACGAATTCGGTATCGATCGTCTTACGATCGAAGAACGGCCCGTTCCCGAACCCAAAATCGGTGAGGTCTTGGTTCGGATCCGAGCGGCGTCGATAAACTATCGTGATCTGATGGTGGTGAACGGCACTTATAATCCTCGAATGAAGCTGCCGGCGGTTCCCTTTTCGGACGGGTCCGGGGTGGTTGAATCGATAGGAGCCGGGGTTACAAAATGGAAAGTCGGCGACCGTGTAATGCCGATCTTTGCCCAACATTGGTACGACGGTGACCCATCAGATGCGATTCGCCGAACGTCGATCGGAGCGGGTTCGCAGTGGGACGGAGTACTACGGGAATATGCCGCATTTGATGAAAAAGGACTTGTTCGTGTCCCTGATCATCTTTCGTTTGAAGAGGCCGCAACACTACCGTGTGCTGCGTTGACTGCATGGCACGCTGTTGTTGAGTCAGGACGGGTGATGCCGGGCGACACTGTGTTGACTCTAGGTACTGGCGGGGTTTCCATATTTGCTCTTCAATTCGCGAAAATGGCCGGGGCACGAGTGATCGCGACCTCGAGCAGCCACGGAAAGATCGAGAGGCTTCAACAACTCGGGGCCGACGATACGATCAACTACATCGATACACCCGAATGGGACAAGGCGGTGCTCGATCTTACGAACGGCAAGGGGGTCGACCATGTGATCGAGGTCGGCGGAGCAGGCACGCTACCAAGGTCGATAAATGCGACACGTTTCGGTGGTCAAATCGCGATGATCGGAGCCTTGTCTGGTGCGGCGTCGTTCAACCCCACTTCGGTTTTCATGAAAGCGGTGCGGATTGAGGGGATCTATGTCGGGTCTCGGGCGATGTTCGAAGCCATGAACCGGGCGTTAACGGTCAGCGAAATGCGTCCCGTCATCGACCGGAAATTCGGATTCCAGGACGTTCAGGACGCGCTTCGCTACATGGAAACGGGATCACATTTCGGCAAGATCGTCGTGGAACTAAACTAG
- a CDS encoding DUF2202 domain-containing protein, producing MASYKGDLNKEEINGLLLALNDEYLATATYQQVNKDLGDPRPFSNIVRAEIRHAEMLKEIFTKYGVPIPDNPWQGNVPRFASVADACKAGIDGEILNRDLYTRLFRSTERKDIIETYRYLQRASEENHLPAFERCGGGKGQGTGPGRGNGMGRGQRGI from the coding sequence ATGGCCTCATATAAAGGTGATTTGAATAAAGAAGAGATCAACGGATTACTGCTTGCACTCAACGATGAATATTTGGCAACTGCGACCTACCAACAGGTGAACAAGGATCTTGGCGATCCACGGCCGTTTTCGAATATCGTTCGGGCAGAGATCCGTCACGCCGAAATGCTAAAGGAGATCTTCACGAAATACGGCGTTCCGATTCCGGACAATCCTTGGCAGGGCAACGTTCCCAGGTTCGCAAGTGTTGCGGATGCATGCAAAGCGGGAATTGATGGTGAGATATTGAACCGTGACCTCTACACAAGGCTTTTCAGATCGACAGAACGCAAGGACATTATCGAAACATATCGCTACCTGCAAAGGGCGTCCGAGGAGAATCACCTGCCCGCATTTGAAAGATGCGGAGGCGGTAAAGGACAGGGAACAGGTCCTGGTCGAGGTAACGGCATGGGCCGCGGGCAGCGAGGCATCTGA
- a CDS encoding alkene reductase, with translation MTTLFDKLKVGDLELANRIIYAPMTRSRANDNGVQPDYAVDYYVQRSSAGLLIAEATNISQMAKGYVRTPGIFSNEQIEAWRKVTEGVHAKGGKIFMQIFHTGRIALPDFLPNGQLPVAPSAVKAAGSNYTDDGMKEFVVPKELSVGEIKEIVRDFATAARNAISAGFDGVELHGANGYLVQQFLSTNVNQRTDEYGGSIQNRARFLFEVIDAMIAEIGKERSALRLSPGGEFNDIKEDDAEELYDYVVDELNDRGLAYLHIGTFDQNRDWHPVLRPRYKGVYMAGVGFDRERGENMIAANGADAIVYGKSFLANPDLPERFRLRAELNEWDESTFYTPGEKGYTDYPTLAQAASA, from the coding sequence ATGACAACACTTTTTGATAAATTGAAGGTCGGTGATTTGGAGCTGGCAAATCGGATCATTTATGCCCCGATGACACGGAGTCGTGCAAATGACAATGGCGTCCAGCCTGACTACGCCGTCGATTATTACGTTCAGCGATCATCTGCGGGGCTCCTTATAGCCGAAGCGACCAACATTTCGCAGATGGCCAAGGGATATGTCCGAACGCCGGGAATATTTTCGAACGAACAGATCGAAGCATGGCGAAAGGTCACCGAAGGTGTACATGCGAAAGGCGGAAAGATCTTCATGCAGATATTTCATACAGGTCGGATAGCGCTTCCCGATTTTTTGCCCAACGGTCAATTGCCGGTGGCGCCGTCTGCCGTAAAGGCTGCCGGATCGAACTATACCGATGACGGGATGAAGGAATTTGTCGTACCGAAAGAACTATCAGTCGGCGAGATCAAGGAAATTGTGCGCGATTTTGCGACGGCCGCCAGAAACGCTATCAGCGCTGGTTTTGACGGCGTCGAACTCCATGGCGCAAACGGCTATCTGGTGCAGCAGTTTCTGTCTACAAATGTAAACCAGCGAACCGACGAATACGGTGGTTCGATCCAGAACAGGGCGCGGTTCTTATTTGAGGTTATCGACGCAATGATCGCGGAGATCGGAAAAGAGAGATCCGCATTGCGGCTTTCGCCGGGCGGGGAATTCAACGACATAAAAGAAGATGATGCCGAGGAATTGTACGATTATGTGGTTGACGAATTGAATGACCGGGGCCTCGCCTATCTCCACATCGGAACGTTCGACCAGAACAGGGATTGGCATCCTGTTCTCAGGCCGCGGTACAAAGGTGTCTATATGGCCGGCGTCGGTTTCGATCGGGAACGAGGAGAAAATATGATCGCGGCAAACGGGGCTGATGCGATAGTTTACGGGAAATCGTTTTTGGCAAATCCTGACCTGCCCGAACGATTTCGCCTCAGGGCTGAACTCAACGAGTGGGATGAATCGACATTTTACACACCTGGCGAAAAGGGGTACACAGATTATCCGACTCTCGCCCAGGCGGCCTCGGCGTAA
- a CDS encoding MBL fold metallo-hydrolase yields the protein MKFKQFYLGCLAHASYYIGSGDEAAIIDPQRDVQQYIDEANANGQKIKYVIETHSHADFVSGHLELASKTGAQIIYGQRANTRFETLKVKDGDRLTVGAIELTFLETPGHTPEGITIVAKNTEVPDEPLKMFTGDTLFIGDVGRPDLVGSKGFTAEQMGGMLYDSLYEKILPLPDETEVYPAHGAGSLCGKSLSKETWSTLGEQRKFNYALKPMSKDEFIKVVASDQPEVPAYFPVSASQNLKGSVSLSDLEQPAAMTTGEILNFDGVVVDVRQNTEFGAGHIPNSINIWLAGQFASWAGTLIPIGTPVAIAADTQAQVDEAFMRLARVGIETVKGFILLTDFEGEKKSVPQVAAIEVAKIIESENTVQFVDVRRPAEYANGHAANAINIPLDRLSREIDQLDPEIPTYVICQSGYRSSLGTSILENAGFMEVYNVTGGTNAWMDSGLKTDVLATACASSQK from the coding sequence ATGAAATTCAAACAGTTCTATTTAGGATGTCTTGCTCATGCGTCGTATTACATTGGTTCGGGCGACGAGGCTGCGATAATCGACCCCCAGCGCGACGTGCAGCAATACATCGACGAGGCCAATGCAAACGGCCAAAAGATCAAATATGTGATCGAGACCCACTCGCACGCCGATTTCGTTAGCGGCCATCTTGAGCTCGCGTCAAAGACCGGGGCACAGATCATATATGGTCAAAGGGCGAATACTCGGTTTGAGACATTAAAGGTCAAAGACGGAGATAGGCTAACTGTTGGCGCGATCGAGCTAACGTTTTTGGAAACACCGGGCCATACACCGGAGGGGATCACGATCGTGGCGAAGAACACCGAAGTTCCCGACGAACCGCTCAAAATGTTCACTGGTGACACGCTTTTCATCGGCGATGTCGGCCGGCCTGACCTCGTAGGATCGAAGGGATTCACCGCGGAGCAAATGGGCGGCATGCTTTACGATTCGCTCTACGAAAAGATCCTTCCGCTGCCGGATGAGACAGAGGTTTATCCCGCTCACGGTGCCGGGTCGCTATGTGGCAAATCGCTTTCAAAAGAGACTTGGTCAACGCTTGGCGAACAGCGGAAGTTTAACTACGCTCTCAAGCCGATGAGCAAAGACGAGTTCATTAAGGTTGTCGCATCTGATCAACCAGAGGTTCCCGCATATTTCCCGGTCAGCGCTTCCCAGAACCTTAAGGGTTCGGTATCACTTTCGGATCTTGAGCAGCCTGCCGCGATGACAACGGGAGAGATCCTGAATTTCGATGGGGTCGTTGTCGACGTTCGGCAGAATACCGAATTTGGGGCTGGGCATATACCGAATTCGATCAACATTTGGTTGGCCGGCCAGTTCGCGTCGTGGGCCGGGACATTGATCCCGATCGGGACGCCGGTCGCGATCGCCGCAGACACTCAGGCGCAGGTAGATGAAGCGTTCATGCGGCTTGCTCGGGTCGGTATCGAGACCGTAAAGGGCTTCATTCTTCTGACAGACTTCGAAGGCGAAAAGAAATCCGTGCCGCAGGTCGCTGCGATCGAGGTCGCAAAGATCATCGAATCTGAGAATACGGTACAGTTCGTTGATGTACGGCGTCCGGCCGAGTATGCGAACGGACATGCCGCGAATGCGATCAACATTCCGTTGGATCGGCTTTCGCGTGAGATCGATCAGCTTGATCCCGAGATCCCGACCTACGTTATATGCCAGAGTGGTTACCGCTCAAGCCTTGGGACGAGCATTCTTGAGAACGCCGGCTTCATGGAGGTTTATAACGTCACCGGCGGAACAAACGCGTGGATGGATTCTGGGCTTAAGACCGATGTGCTGGCAACAGCATGTGCGAGCAGCCAAAAATAG
- a CDS encoding DUF302 domain-containing protein: MKDIKNEIEKGDYGFRRTVELSFGDAVERIKSALKDEGFGVLTEIDMKAKFKEKLDKDFGEYVMLGACNPGFAFQSLGIEMDLGLLLPCNAVVYERNGKIVIGLIDAEKMLGLTGRSELANMAKEVNSRLERALASV; the protein is encoded by the coding sequence ATGAAAGACATTAAGAATGAAATTGAAAAAGGCGACTACGGATTTCGCAGAACTGTGGAATTATCGTTCGGTGATGCCGTTGAGCGGATCAAATCGGCATTGAAAGACGAAGGGTTCGGCGTGTTGACCGAGATAGATATGAAGGCCAAATTCAAGGAAAAACTTGATAAGGATTTCGGTGAGTACGTCATGCTTGGAGCCTGCAACCCGGGATTTGCATTCCAATCGCTTGGGATCGAGATGGACCTCGGCCTTCTCTTGCCCTGCAACGCCGTCGTTTACGAAAGAAACGGCAAGATCGTCATCGGTCTGATCGACGCTGAAAAGATGTTAGGTCTCACCGGGCGTTCAGAGCTCGCTAACATGGCAAAAGAGGTGAATTCACGACTTGAACGAGCGCTCGCGTCGGTTTAG
- a CDS encoding helix-turn-helix transcriptional regulator, which translates to MGKGMSLQAMELVAERFRVLSEPNRLRLLNLLREGEMSVTELTLACQASQPNVSKHLKLLTDSGILRRDQRGNTVYYSIIDDHIFKLCDLVCDSLGERLKAKAELFATV; encoded by the coding sequence ATGGGTAAGGGAATGTCATTACAAGCAATGGAATTGGTCGCCGAGCGGTTTCGCGTGCTGTCAGAACCGAACAGGCTGCGGCTGCTGAATCTTCTTCGAGAAGGAGAGATGAGCGTAACCGAATTGACGCTGGCGTGTCAGGCGAGTCAGCCGAACGTTAGCAAACATCTGAAGCTGCTGACAGATTCGGGGATACTGCGCCGGGACCAAAGAGGGAATACGGTCTATTACTCGATAATCGATGACCATATTTTTAAGCTTTGCGATCTTGTATGCGATTCCCTTGGAGAGAGGCTAAAAGCGAAGGCAGAGCTCTTTGCAACAGTTTAG
- a CDS encoding VCBS repeat-containing protein — translation MKHHTRYFVFCSMLILTLFGSISVAAQPPIFVDNFSYSTGALLSENGWTAHSGTGTNPIAVVTPGLTYPGYPGSGVGNAAGVGTTGEDVHRVFSVQSSGAVYAAFLVNVTAASTDPLGGYFFHLSPDPIGTNFRVRVFAKRDEANGVAFGLSKALTTAGNIAFTPFTYSLNTTYLIVAKYTFVDGAANDTVTLYINPTLPGGEPGAPTLTATDVAQSDIAIGSVALRQGTASSHPTTVVDGLRIGTSWASVTTASAAPTQNVLDFNGDGRTDFAVVRNIGSGGSGATNQIRWFTSLNGSGTTTATDWGVATDTFVPVDYDGDNITDIAVWRAFGTGQPSGNAFFYILQSNGNTLRVEDFGQTDDNPKVVADYDGDGKADVAVYRPGPTSLTQSTWYYRGSLNNPSGSITFVPWGVNGDFVAPGDYDGDGRADFAIQRNNGGGQGIFWLNQTTDGVTFHVFGTPSDVIVPGDYDGDGKTDIAVIRGAAGQIVWYVRPSSTGVITATAYAIFGVSATDFPSQGDYDGDGKTDVAIWRPSATPGSSAFWVSGSTSGVFSVPFGANGDYPVANYNAH, via the coding sequence ATGAAACACCACACGCGTTATTTTGTGTTCTGCTCAATGTTGATATTGACTTTGTTTGGATCGATCTCGGTCGCCGCCCAACCGCCGATATTTGTCGACAACTTTAGCTACTCCACAGGAGCACTTTTGTCGGAGAACGGATGGACGGCGCACAGCGGGACCGGAACGAACCCCATCGCCGTCGTGACTCCCGGCCTCACATATCCAGGCTACCCAGGGTCTGGTGTCGGAAACGCTGCGGGCGTTGGGACAACCGGTGAGGACGTGCATCGTGTCTTTTCGGTTCAATCATCCGGGGCGGTCTATGCAGCGTTTCTTGTAAATGTGACGGCAGCATCGACAGACCCGCTTGGAGGCTACTTCTTTCATCTGAGTCCGGACCCGATCGGAACGAACTTCAGGGTTAGAGTGTTCGCAAAACGCGATGAAGCGAACGGCGTAGCTTTTGGACTTTCGAAAGCACTCACCACGGCAGGTAATATCGCATTCACTCCGTTCACGTACTCTTTGAACACTACTTACCTTATTGTCGCGAAGTACACTTTTGTTGACGGAGCGGCCAACGATACTGTCACGCTTTATATCAATCCGACACTACCCGGAGGTGAACCGGGCGCGCCGACGCTGACAGCGACAGATGTGGCCCAGAGCGACATAGCAATCGGATCAGTGGCACTGCGGCAAGGAACGGCATCGTCGCATCCGACGACCGTGGTTGACGGCCTGCGTATCGGCACGTCGTGGGCTAGCGTGACGACCGCTTCTGCAGCTCCGACGCAGAATGTTCTCGATTTTAACGGCGACGGAAGGACCGATTTTGCGGTCGTACGCAACATTGGGAGCGGCGGCAGCGGTGCGACCAATCAAATTCGCTGGTTTACGAGCCTGAACGGCTCGGGAACGACAACTGCGACCGATTGGGGCGTTGCAACAGATACTTTCGTACCGGTCGATTACGATGGCGACAACATCACCGATATTGCTGTTTGGCGAGCGTTCGGCACGGGCCAGCCGTCCGGAAACGCATTCTTCTATATTCTTCAAAGCAACGGAAACACGCTGCGGGTCGAAGACTTTGGTCAAACGGACGATAATCCAAAGGTCGTCGCTGATTATGACGGTGACGGGAAAGCTGATGTCGCAGTTTATCGTCCCGGGCCGACAAGTCTTACACAAAGTACCTGGTATTATCGCGGCTCCTTAAACAACCCCTCTGGCAGCATCACCTTCGTTCCGTGGGGTGTTAACGGCGATTTCGTTGCGCCGGGCGACTATGATGGTGACGGACGGGCCGACTTCGCGATCCAAAGGAATAACGGTGGCGGCCAAGGTATTTTCTGGTTGAATCAGACGACAGATGGCGTTACCTTTCATGTATTCGGCACGCCGTCAGACGTCATCGTGCCGGGTGACTACGACGGTGACGGGAAGACCGATATTGCAGTAATTAGGGGTGCCGCGGGTCAGATCGTGTGGTACGTCCGACCGAGTTCTACGGGCGTCATAACTGCAACGGCTTATGCGATCTTTGGAGTTTCGGCAACAGACTTTCCGAGCCAAGGAGATTACGACGGCGATGGAAAAACAGACGTCGCTATATGGCGGCCGAGCGCTACGCCAGGTTCGAGTGCATTCTGGGTCTCAGGTTCAACTAGCGGAGTATTCAGCGTGCCGTTCGGCGCAAATGGTGATTATCCGGTCGCGAATTATAATGCGCATTGA
- a CDS encoding VWA domain-containing protein encodes MRRLFLISTLALFINPVSNFGQTAKPTPPPISEESEVIRVDTELIDVPVTVTDRQGRPVTGLKRSNFVVFEDSKPQEIAEFAATTSPFEIALLLDTSGSTRADLELIRRAAQYFVDSLRSGDRVAIISFHTEVVANRGVAKSEVLVGLTDDRMRLRSALERVGTSNGTPFYDAITLISTRVFSEAPREEFRGRRALVALTDGVDSTSESGFQTAGDGLVNAGVTSFFIKVDTRPFFEENLLGDCESAVRFSQAQMRRYYSGIGQRSGLERTSDFCQLGDFERLAISKRLYEIADNEMISLSKLSGGRVFPVGDLSEARSAFRQVADEIGTKYSIGYYSSNEKRDGKFRSIRVEVRGVPSGAVVRAKQGYTANLD; translated from the coding sequence ATGAGACGGCTGTTTTTGATCTCAACACTCGCGCTATTCATCAATCCGGTCTCGAATTTTGGTCAGACGGCAAAGCCCACTCCGCCGCCCATCAGCGAGGAGTCAGAGGTTATTCGCGTCGACACCGAACTCATCGACGTCCCGGTAACTGTGACGGATCGGCAAGGGCGTCCAGTGACAGGCCTCAAGAGATCGAATTTTGTTGTATTCGAAGACAGCAAACCGCAGGAGATCGCAGAATTTGCAGCAACAACATCGCCGTTCGAGATCGCCTTGCTCCTCGATACTTCCGGTTCGACACGCGCCGATCTGGAACTGATTCGACGCGCGGCGCAGTATTTTGTCGATTCGTTGAGGTCGGGTGACCGAGTGGCCATCATTTCGTTTCACACTGAAGTCGTTGCGAATCGCGGCGTGGCAAAAAGTGAGGTGCTCGTCGGCCTGACCGACGATAGAATGAGGCTCCGTTCTGCCCTTGAGCGCGTCGGGACAAGCAACGGTACACCGTTCTACGACGCGATAACCTTGATCAGCACTCGGGTATTTTCTGAAGCTCCGCGTGAGGAGTTTAGAGGAAGGCGCGCTTTGGTCGCCTTGACCGATGGGGTCGACTCGACAAGTGAGTCCGGTTTTCAGACTGCAGGCGACGGTTTGGTCAATGCAGGTGTCACAAGCTTTTTCATCAAGGTCGACACGCGGCCCTTTTTTGAGGAAAATCTACTAGGGGATTGCGAGAGTGCTGTCAGATTTTCGCAGGCACAGATGCGACGCTATTATTCCGGGATCGGCCAAAGATCTGGTCTTGAACGAACAAGCGATTTTTGTCAATTAGGTGACTTCGAGCGTCTTGCGATCAGCAAACGGCTCTACGAGATCGCGGACAATGAAATGATCTCGCTTTCGAAACTTTCCGGGGGACGAGTGTTTCCGGTAGGCGATCTTTCGGAAGCTCGAAGCGCATTCAGGCAGGTTGCCGATGAGATCGGCACGAAATACAGCATCGGATACTATTCCTCGAACGAAAAGCGCGATGGGAAGTTCAGGTCGATCAGGGTCGAAGTTCGCGGCGTTCCTTCAGGGGCCGTTGTTCGTGCAAAGCAGGGTTACACAGCTAATTTAGATTGA
- a CDS encoding sulfite exporter TauE/SafE family protein has translation MEILAYIFAAAIGISLGLIGAGGSILTVPVLVYMAHVDPVLATAYSLFVVGSTALVGGIQNSFRKLVDFKTAFIFGLPSIFAVYATRAWIMPAIPTEFGFGGWLISKGTALLLLFAVLMVATSISMIRSNGTSRELETIGTEEHTHHFGLVILEGVGVGTLTGLVGAGGGFLIIPALVLLAGLDMKKAVGTSLFIIAMKSLLGFTGDIQVGTAIEWPFLLLFTASSVAGIFLGSWMTKFVDGYKLKKAFGWFVLVMGIYMIVRETMFG, from the coding sequence ATGGAGATCCTTGCATACATTTTCGCCGCGGCGATAGGGATCTCGTTGGGATTGATCGGCGCCGGCGGCAGCATCCTGACCGTTCCGGTTCTTGTTTACATGGCGCATGTCGATCCGGTGCTCGCTACCGCATACTCGCTATTTGTGGTTGGCTCGACGGCTTTGGTCGGCGGAATACAGAACTCGTTCAGAAAGCTGGTCGATTTCAAGACGGCTTTTATATTCGGATTACCGTCGATCTTCGCGGTATATGCAACGCGGGCGTGGATAATGCCTGCGATCCCAACCGAGTTTGGCTTCGGCGGATGGCTGATCTCAAAAGGGACGGCACTGCTGCTTTTGTTTGCCGTTCTTATGGTTGCGACCTCGATCTCGATGATACGCAGCAACGGCACATCACGCGAGCTCGAAACGATCGGGACTGAGGAGCATACCCATCATTTCGGACTCGTGATACTCGAGGGCGTAGGGGTCGGGACGCTGACCGGACTTGTCGGCGCCGGCGGTGGTTTCCTTATCATTCCGGCACTCGTACTATTGGCTGGCCTGGACATGAAGAAAGCGGTCGGCACGTCACTGTTCATAATCGCAATGAAGTCATTGCTCGGATTCACCGGAGATATTCAGGTCGGCACTGCTATCGAATGGCCATTTTTGCTTCTATTCACAGCATCATCTGTAGCCGGTATATTCCTGGGCTCATGGATGACCAAATTTGTCGACGGATACAAGCTCAAAAAGGCGTTCGGGTGGTTCGTGCTCGTGATGGGGATCTATATGATCGTCCGCGAGACCATGTTCGGTTAA
- a CDS encoding rhodanese-like domain-containing protein, producing MSECTVLGLQEQLDNGEIHLVDVREQMEFAGGRVSGASSIPLGELEERHKEIDHTKPIYVMCRTGRRSTEAQQKLKALGFTNVVNVIGGIEAWKKEELPVERDEHAPWSIERQVRFTAGLLVFVGVAMSLLVHPYFIALAGFVGFGLAFTAVIDWCGMGLLIAKMPWNKRTAV from the coding sequence ATGAGTGAATGCACAGTTTTAGGATTGCAGGAACAACTGGACAACGGCGAGATACACCTCGTTGACGTCCGTGAACAGATGGAGTTTGCCGGTGGACGCGTTTCGGGCGCCAGCTCGATCCCATTGGGCGAACTAGAGGAAAGACATAAAGAGATCGATCATACCAAGCCGATCTACGTAATGTGCCGAACAGGCCGCAGGTCGACCGAAGCGCAGCAAAAACTGAAGGCTCTCGGCTTTACAAATGTCGTGAACGTTATCGGCGGCATCGAGGCCTGGAAGAAAGAAGAACTCCCGGTTGAGCGGGATGAACACGCACCATGGTCGATCGAGCGTCAGGTCAGGTTCACTGCGGGTCTTTTGGTTTTCGTTGGTGTCGCTATGAGCCTGCTGGTCCATCCGTACTTTATTGCGCTTGCGGGATTCGTCGGTTTCGGACTTGCATTCACTGCTGTGATCGATTGGTGCGGAATGGGACTGCTTATTGCAAAGATGCCGTGGAATAAAAGAACCGCGGTCTAA
- a CDS encoding YceI family protein translates to MKLLTLTIVAAVVFATACEDPAANKPKATTSAPSTNSSPANSGATPANTPSMATKGEAVQLTPGNSKIEFTGSKVTGKHDGGFKQFTGIIDLVNSKAEESTVSVDIEMASVYSDADGLTDHLKTGDFFEVAKYPKSTFVSTKIVPDAAKGAGSYMITGDLEMRGVKKSVTFPASISINDEAVAVKTEFAINRKDFGIVYAGKADDLIRDEVVIKLDLKSARKK, encoded by the coding sequence ATGAAACTTTTGACACTCACGATTGTTGCGGCCGTAGTTTTCGCTACTGCGTGTGAGGACCCGGCGGCAAACAAGCCAAAGGCGACAACTTCCGCTCCGTCGACCAATTCATCGCCGGCTAATTCCGGTGCGACGCCGGCTAACACGCCCTCGATGGCCACGAAGGGTGAAGCCGTACAACTTACGCCAGGGAACTCGAAGATCGAGTTTACAGGATCGAAGGTCACGGGCAAGCACGATGGCGGCTTTAAACAGTTCACGGGTATAATCGACCTCGTGAATTCGAAAGCCGAGGAAAGCACGGTTTCCGTGGATATTGAGATGGCTTCTGTGTACTCAGATGCGGACGGTCTCACAGACCACTTAAAGACCGGTGATTTCTTCGAAGTGGCAAAATACCCCAAATCGACATTCGTTTCAACGAAGATAGTTCCTGACGCTGCGAAAGGTGCCGGTTCGTATATGATCACTGGCGACCTCGAGATGCGCGGTGTTAAAAAGTCGGTGACATTTCCTGCGTCCATATCGATCAACGACGAGGCCGTTGCCGTTAAGACCGAGTTCGCAATTAACCGTAAGGACTTTGGGATCGTGTATGCCGGGAAGGCAGATGATCTGATCCGCGACGAGGTCGTGATCAAACTCGATCTGAAGTCAGCCCGAAAGAAATAG
- the trxA gene encoding thioredoxin produces MGNFAKNVTDNEFETDVLGSDKPVLVDFWAEWCGPCRMIAPSVEAVAEEFDGKAGFYKMNVDENQNVPNRYGIRGIPTLILFKGGEEQERIVGAVSKDAIAKVVGKYV; encoded by the coding sequence ATGGGAAACTTTGCAAAGAATGTGACGGATAATGAATTTGAGACCGATGTTTTGGGTTCGGACAAACCGGTTCTGGTCGATTTTTGGGCGGAATGGTGTGGTCCATGCCGAATGATCGCGCCGTCTGTAGAGGCTGTTGCCGAAGAGTTCGACGGCAAGGCCGGATTCTACAAAATGAATGTCGATGAGAATCAGAATGTACCTAATCGTTACGGCATTCGGGGCATTCCGACACTGATTCTTTTTAAGGGCGGAGAAGAACAGGAACGCATTGTAGGTGCGGTCTCCAAGGACGCGATCGCCAAGGTTGTAGGAAAATACGTTTAA